From the genome of Syntrophomonadaceae bacterium, one region includes:
- a CDS encoding YvrJ family protein — translation MEEMLIQIGNYGFPMVVAAYLLVRVEKKLEMLTLVIRDLKQAIGCLSGLEYHDRACSAWRSRLPEGAEAGETR, via the coding sequence ATGGAGGAAATGTTAATACAAATTGGCAACTATGGTTTTCCGATGGTGGTCGCCGCTTATCTGCTGGTCAGGGTGGAAAAGAAATTGGAGATGCTTACGCTGGTCATCCGGGATCTTAAGCAGGCAATCGGCTGCCTTTCCGGGCTGGAGTATCATGACCGGGCTTGTTCCGCCTGGCGCTCCCGCCTTCCGGAAGGGGCAGAGGCAGGTGAAACAAGGTGA
- a CDS encoding DUF2922 domain-containing protein, with translation MSRRLELIFVNSQGKNVTVGVVDPKEDLTAEAVEGAMQSVINANVFDSGGDLVAITGARVVTREVNNLLVY, from the coding sequence ATTTCAAGAAGGCTGGAGCTAATCTTTGTCAACAGCCAGGGTAAAAACGTAACTGTTGGCGTGGTAGACCCGAAGGAGGACCTTACCGCAGAAGCGGTGGAAGGAGCCATGCAGTCGGTAATCAATGCCAATGTTTTTGACTCAGGCGGTGATCTGGTAGCCATTACTGGTGCCCGGGTAGTAACCCGGGAGGTGAACAATCTCCTTGTTTACTAA